A window of Lujinxingia sediminis contains these coding sequences:
- a CDS encoding YeeE/YedE family protein translates to MIRHIAIALSGLIFAIGLGVSQMTRPEKVLGFLDIFGNWDPSLAFVMGGAVLVYTISYPLISKRHRPLFAPRFYLPTRKDIDKRLVIGGALFGIGWGLAGFCPGPALTTASGGLTSALIFVPAMLVGILVADRFFAPKTA, encoded by the coding sequence ATGATTCGACACATCGCTATCGCCCTCTCCGGGCTTATCTTCGCCATCGGGCTGGGCGTCTCCCAGATGACTCGCCCCGAAAAAGTCCTTGGCTTTCTCGACATCTTCGGCAACTGGGACCCCTCCCTGGCCTTTGTGATGGGTGGCGCCGTGCTGGTCTACACCATCAGCTACCCCCTCATCTCCAAACGCCATCGTCCCCTCTTTGCGCCGCGCTTCTACCTGCCCACGCGTAAAGACATCGATAAGCGCCTGGTCATCGGTGGTGCGCTCTTCGGTATCGGCTGGGGCCTGGCCGGCTTCTGTCCCGGCCCCGCCCTGACCACCGCCTCCGGCGGCTTAACCTCCGCCCTGATCTTTGTGCCCGCCATGCTCGTCGGAATCCTTGTCGCCGACCGATTCTTTGCACCGAAAACCGCATGA
- a CDS encoding YeeE/YedE family protein — protein MVVEFTPISAALGGIIIGLAATLLLATEGRIAGISGILAGLFKGGSDKLGALPWQAFFVAGMVGGGILLRFLAPELVATDVQLSAAWLIPAGLIVGVGTRVGNGCTSGHGVCGLSRFSARSLVATLSFMAAAMITVFITRTLAVGAFG, from the coding sequence ATGGTTGTCGAATTTACCCCCATCAGCGCCGCCCTCGGCGGCATCATCATCGGCCTTGCCGCCACCCTTCTTCTGGCCACCGAGGGTCGCATCGCCGGCATCAGCGGCATCCTTGCCGGCCTTTTTAAAGGCGGCTCCGACAAACTTGGCGCGCTGCCCTGGCAGGCCTTCTTCGTCGCAGGCATGGTCGGCGGAGGCATCCTGCTCCGCTTCCTCGCCCCTGAACTCGTCGCCACCGACGTGCAACTCAGCGCGGCGTGGCTCATCCCTGCCGGCCTTATCGTCGGCGTAGGCACGCGCGTCGGCAACGGATGCACCAGCGGACACGGCGTCTGCGGACTCTCCCGCTTCTCGGCGCGCTCCCTGGTGGCAACCCTCTCCTTTATGGCTGCCGCCATGATCACCGTCTTCATTACCCGCACCCTGGCCGTTGGAGCGTTCGGATGA
- a CDS encoding MBL fold metallo-hydrolase yields MTIKTRPFYDARTNTLTYVVYDPETRDAVLIDPVLDYEPHASAMWTESADHAVNFLKEQKLTLHYILETHAHADHLSGAQHVKVHFPKARLAIGARITEVQQLFKKVFNLPDDFPTDGSQFDLLLEEGEVLEAGSLKIETIYTPGHTPACSTYRIDDAIFTGDTIFMPDFGTGRCDFPGGSSQALHHSITEKLYKLPDETRVFVGHDYQPTGREVQFMSTIAEQKANNVQLPEGRSEEDFVAMRDSRDKTLAAPKLLLQSLQVNIDAGSLPQPEDNEKRYLRIPVNVFRPASTPDADLTLEEV; encoded by the coding sequence ATGACCATCAAAACCCGGCCTTTTTATGATGCTCGCACCAACACCCTGACCTACGTCGTCTACGACCCCGAGACCCGCGACGCGGTGCTCATCGATCCGGTTCTCGACTACGAACCCCACGCATCAGCGATGTGGACCGAGTCGGCCGACCACGCCGTTAACTTCCTCAAAGAGCAAAAGCTCACCCTCCACTACATCCTGGAGACCCACGCCCACGCCGATCACCTCTCCGGTGCCCAGCACGTCAAAGTCCACTTCCCCAAAGCTCGCCTGGCCATCGGCGCCCGTATCACCGAGGTCCAGCAGCTCTTTAAAAAGGTCTTCAACCTCCCGGACGACTTCCCCACCGACGGCAGCCAGTTCGACCTGCTGCTCGAAGAGGGCGAGGTCCTGGAGGCGGGCTCGCTGAAGATCGAAACGATCTACACCCCCGGACACACCCCGGCCTGCTCCACCTACCGGATTGACGACGCCATCTTTACCGGTGACACGATCTTCATGCCCGACTTCGGCACCGGCCGCTGCGACTTCCCCGGCGGCTCCAGCCAGGCGCTGCACCACTCCATCACCGAAAAGCTCTACAAACTCCCCGATGAAACCCGCGTCTTTGTCGGCCATGACTACCAGCCCACAGGCCGCGAGGTGCAGTTCATGAGCACCATTGCCGAGCAGAAAGCTAACAACGTGCAGCTTCCCGAGGGACGCTCCGAGGAGGATTTCGTGGCGATGCGCGACTCCCGCGATAAGACCCTCGCAGCGCCGAAGCTTCTCCTGCAGAGCCTGCAGGTCAACATCGACGCCGGCTCCCTTCCCCAGCCCGAAGATAACGAAAAGCGCTACCTGCGCATCCCCGTGAACGTCTTCCGCCCGGCCTCCACGCCGGATGCCGACCTGACCCTCGAGGAGGTCTGA
- a CDS encoding sigma-54 interaction domain-containing protein: MISGAPQMEELFGLLERVARADVSVLVRGETGTGKELVARAIHELSPRKGRAFRAVNCASFNSELLASELFGHVRGAFTGAVKDRRGLFALADGGSVFLDELAEIPLEVQARLLRVLQEQRFVPVGGTDAVKVDVRLISATNKALRREVEQGRFREDLMYRVRVVPIFLPPLVERHGDIELLVWHFIEEFNAREGMPRRIEGLSEEAFEALQSYGWPGNVRELRNVIEYAFVVGEGEVLAYEDLPPELRGEGPVDSREVERNGGESGRSERQEIVAALRAAGGSREDAAAALGVSRTTLWRRMKEYGIED, translated from the coding sequence ATGATCAGCGGGGCCCCTCAGATGGAGGAGCTCTTCGGGCTGTTGGAGCGTGTGGCCCGGGCCGATGTAAGCGTGCTGGTACGCGGGGAGACGGGCACCGGCAAGGAGCTTGTGGCGCGGGCCATTCACGAACTCTCGCCGCGAAAAGGGCGTGCGTTTCGGGCCGTGAACTGCGCGAGTTTCAACTCGGAGCTGCTGGCCAGCGAGCTTTTCGGGCATGTGCGGGGGGCGTTCACCGGGGCGGTCAAAGACCGGCGAGGGCTCTTTGCGCTGGCCGATGGTGGGAGCGTGTTTCTCGATGAGCTCGCTGAGATTCCGCTGGAGGTGCAGGCCAGGTTGTTGCGCGTGCTGCAGGAGCAGCGCTTTGTGCCGGTGGGGGGAACGGACGCGGTGAAGGTGGATGTGCGTCTGATCTCGGCGACGAATAAGGCGCTTCGTCGGGAGGTGGAGCAGGGGCGTTTTCGCGAGGATCTGATGTATCGGGTGCGGGTGGTTCCGATCTTTTTGCCGCCTCTGGTGGAGCGTCATGGCGATATTGAACTCCTGGTGTGGCACTTCATCGAGGAGTTCAACGCGCGGGAGGGGATGCCACGGCGCATTGAGGGGTTGAGCGAGGAGGCATTCGAGGCGCTGCAGAGCTACGGGTGGCCGGGAAATGTGCGGGAGCTTCGTAACGTGATCGAGTACGCCTTTGTGGTCGGGGAGGGAGAGGTGTTGGCGTACGAGGACCTTCCGCCGGAGCTGCGTGGCGAGGGGCCGGTGGACAGCCGGGAGGTGGAGCGCAACGGTGGGGAGAGCGGGCGCAGCGAACGCCAGGAGATCGTGGCGGCGCTCAGGGCGGCAGGGGGCAGCCGCGAAGATGCTGCCGCCGCGCTGGGTGTCAGCCGCACCACTCTGTGGCGGCGGATGAAGGAGTACGGGATCGAGGACTGA